The Ptiloglossa arizonensis isolate GNS036 chromosome 2, iyPtiAriz1_principal, whole genome shotgun sequence sequence ACCTACATCCGAGAACCGTGCGCGTAATACAGGAATGTTTTCTCGATCGGAGGTCTGGGTTGGGTTAGTTCTATAGGGACGACTCGGTGACTCTTAAACATCGTACTCCGAGGTTCGATCGGTTTCGAGTTATCGTCGCTTCGACGCGCGAAAACTCACGGAAACGGAAACGAAAAACCGGACCGAGTTGGAGAATATTCGATCGAGGCCGAGAGACATCGAGCGTTCCACGGAAATAATTCAACACCGTCGGTGGTGTACTCGTTCCACTTGGAATTAAGAATTACCGAGCTGCAAAAATGGCTATAACTTGTGTACAAAGTCAAATAAGGCGCACGTTTGTACGAAGATTTGTCCGATCGTTTCTGTGTCACCGATAGACCGCTGACGTGGCCTCCACGTGTCACGGTGATTCCTTATATCGAATTATCCGGAAAATTCGTCACGATTTTCAACGGAACGCCGCAAGCGAGATTGTTGCGCATGTGACTCCATTCGACGATGCAAGATAGTTCCGTTCAATGATTTTTCGGTTCGCGTTCCCGTTCTCGAAGTCCCGTTTTGTTTCACTTTGCTCTCATTGGAGAGAACCATTACGAACGCGCGGTTGATTATCGACGGAAAGTTACGTCGCAATTTCTTCGACGAAATAAGAAGCCACGGGCGTTACTTCGATTTATTATTTCGCTCCCGGTTTTACTCCATGTCTAAAAGCCAGTTTTACCGTCTACATTCTACGCCGTTCCTACTATTTTAGTGAAATAGTTGTGGTACAATTGAGGTTATTTGTGCAACGTGCTTGTCGAGTAACCCCGGTCAGAAGCAATGAAGAAATACCGGTCGACCGCGGCTTTCTTCTCCCGTTACAAATTTTTCCGACGCGAAACGCGAGACTGGAGCGAAGCGATATTCGGAAATTTTTGTccgcgataaaaattataaagcGAGGAGAaacaagaacgaaacgaagacaaGAGTCCGATCGTCCATGAAATTTCCAACGAGTGGAACGAAAGCGGAGGAAAGAAAACGCAAGAAGCATTTATTTCCTCCGTAGCGATATTGGTAAAGTATCGTAAAGtataaaaaagaatttgttCCTCTATTTGAAAACCAGAGAGGGAAGAACCGAACGCGATTGCTCGATAGGTAGAGGAATCCCGGTCAAAGTCCAGTCTTCACTTTTTCCAATACGGCTTTCGAAGTGTTAGCTTTGTACGcgcatttcttattttttcgcgAAGAAAGAGACACACCTTGCTCTCCATTGAGCAAAATTGAAGAAAGATTTGAACACGCGCGAGAAGaaagatcgaagaaacgatccttGCCATCAGATTTTCTAGCGTACGTTCTTTCcgtcgaaagaaattttattatcgatgAACAAAATGCGTATTCCGCGAAGAAAAATATCACGATACCTTCGTTCCTTGCGCACCGAAAAGCAAAAACCATTTGCGAAATCCACTGTCCACCGCAAATCTTATCTCTGCGATAATTACGAAGCATCCGGTGCTGAAAACGCCCTGTTATTATCTTTCCTCGCGctttcgaacgagcgaacgtcgcttgaagttaaagatcgttcgacgaaatctACTCTTTCGAAGCGTCTCTGTTACGATCGAACGTAACGACGCACGAGTCGTTGCCGTAGGAGCGACGGTAATTGCGTTAGAATCCTATTACGTCGTTGAACCCGAGACGACTGTCTTTGCGAgatacgatcgaaataaatgttGAGAGTCGCGTAGGGACACGGAAGCGAAGTCGATCGCTTCGTTGACTCTGCGCGACTCTTTACCATTTTTAACACCGGATACGGTCCGTGTAACCGTCTCGTTTCTTCTTAAAGGTGTACCATCATTGCCTGTTCGGCACGAGGTACGACTTCCTCTGCGCGAACTTCACGGCGTTCGATCAAAAGACCTTCATCTGTCACTTCGTCTCCGAAGTGGACTGCGCCAACTCGAAGAAGTACTGGCACAGGAACGACGCCCTCTACAAAGCGGCGACGACCTCGACGACGTCcacctcgacgacgacgacgacgacgacgcccgcCCCGTTGGCAGCCGCCGCCGGACGATCGAGGGACCGAGATCCACCGAGGAGAAGGAGACCGTTCAGAAGACGACCGGCCTACGATTACTACGACGAGGAGTATTACGACGACGATTACAGTCGTCCGCGGGGCTACAGCAGGGACGATTACGATTACGACGACAGGAAGTACAGGAGGGACAGGGATCGCGATTTCAGAGATCGGGATCGGGATTTCCGGGACAGAGACTCGCCGAGGACCAGGGACGGGGTCGCCAGGGACGACAGGGATCGCGACACGAGCGCCAGGGACAGATATCCGAGCAGAAACAACAGGAGGGATCCGGCAAGGACGAGGGATCCGCCGGAAGAGGACGCGAGGTCCAGACCGAGAGATCCCGATCAAGGATCGAGATCCGCCTCCAGAGAGGTCGACGAAGCGGAACTGGACGATCGACGTGGCGATTCCAGGGTCAGAGACACGGACGATCGTCGGTACTCCGACAAAAGGTCTCGAGTATAACTATCGCTAGTGTTCGCGATCGCATCGTTTCGTGTAGGATAGAAAATCACGATGCTTCGGTAACGAGTGATCTCACGAGGTGTTTCTCCGCAGATACAGGGACGAGTACGACGACAAGGAGTCCGTGTCCACGGTCACGGTACCGAGCAACGACGGTCTCGTGAAACCCGCTGCGCCCATTGCCTCGGTCTACTCGAGACCCAGAGCACCTCCGAAGATACGGAGACCGGTACCGCTCTCCGAACAGGACAAATACGCTTACAAAGCCACGGCCGTTCAATCGACGGGTAACTATGCCGcgttgtgatactcgaacgaTTCGTAAGACGgtgacgatcgatcgtttatcgCAGAGGAGCCACGAAGGAGACCCACCGACACCGCCGAGGACGATTACTACGAGGACGAGCTGGAGGACTTTCGACCGATCCGTAGACCCCTGAGAAGAAGACCGTCCTACAGGGACCGAGATTTCTACGACACCAGGGACCGGGACAGAGACAGGGACAGGGATCGACCCTTCAGGTAGGGTGACGTACGTACACAACACCGATACAATTATATTCGTCTGTCGTAACCGATTAATCAGAACACATCGGCGCGATATCGCGACGACCGATATCGTTCCTCGCACGTAACAAACACAGTAACAAACATTGGTCTCTAATTCTCGTGCAACTTTTCACACGATCGCATCACATGGTACGGTACTCCGCAGTAAGAGACTACCGTGACACAGAAACCTGAACAACGTGGGTCCGATCGTTGACGGAATTGTTCGTTTCAGACCCCGTTATcgggacgaggaggacgacccGCGACCTAGGAAACACTCCGATCGCTCGAGAGATCGTTACTACGAACGAGACAGGGATCGAGGCGCCGAACGAGGACGGGACAGATCCCTCGACCGTGGAAAAGATCGAAACGCGGACAGATCGTTGGACCGTGATCGCGGACGATCCCAAGACACCGAGAAACAGGAGAGACCGTACTCGACGAGACCCGTAGACAGGGAAAGAGACGCGGAACGTTCCAGAACGGGTTCCAGATCGAAGGATCTGCAAGAGGTCACCGATTTGCCACCGAGGAGATCGAACGGTTACGAAAGAACGACCACCGCAGcgacgaccaccaccaccacctgtATGCCCGAGCAACCGGTTCACAAAACGGAACCGGAAGCGAAGGAACCCGCGAACGAACGACCCGAGAGACCGACTCACACCGAGAGACCGCCCAGACCGATTCAAAGTCCACCGACGAGAACACCGATCGACGACGGAGACTCGCATCGAGTCAATACCCAGTCCGATTACCAAGAAAGGGATCAGGAAGAGAGACGCGAACAGGGACAGTACCAGACCGCCTCCCTGGAGGAGTACTCGCAAGACTACTACGACGAACCGGAGGATCCACCGGCTCCACCGCCGCGAACCACCGTTCGCATCGTGAAACGACCGTTCCTACCCTCAAGGGGTGGAAATCCAAACCCGAGGGGTTTGTCGTCCGTCGGCTCGAAGGCTACCACCCCCAGAAGAGAAGAGGACAGACCACCGACCGAGAGGACCGCGGTTCAGGAGAGACCGAAGAACTACTACCTACACGAAACCACCCAAGAGACTCCCACGGAAGCTCGTCAGGAGACCAAGGCCCAACACGAGGAGAAAGAAATCTACGACGCGTACAAAACCGTTCAGGCCGAGAGCCAACGCGAGCACAGACCGGAGGAATACGACACCTCCATAGCCAGACCGTCGATTCGACGGCCACCCGATCGTCAACGAGACGACGACTCGCGGAAGTCTATGGAGGATGCCTACGTCGCTAGATCCAAGCAAGGGCAACAGGAGAATCGGGAGGATTTCGAGGAAGAATTGGCCAAGTGGCCCTCCGAGGACTACTCGAACGAGAGTAACCAGCAGACCTCGAGTTCCTCGCTTCGCAACAAGGCCAGACTGACCGTCAGCGAGAGTCCGAACGTTTACGCGTCCACGTTCAAAACGGACGAGAATCAAGAGCATCCGACCGGGCCGGGAAGCTTGAGGGTGAAACAGAGAATCAACGAGGTTACGCATCGATTGCAAGATATCCCGGAGAGCGAGTACGACGTCACGCTGAACGATGCCCTGACGCCCACGTTGAACCAAGAACCCAATCTACCCAGCGGATTCGTTCTGCCGCTTCACAGACAAATCGGGCGGGACGCGGTCCTCCAATCGTCCGAAAACGCTTACAAGGTCTCGAGACCGGTCaatcagcaacagcagcagcagcagcagcagcagcaacaacagcaacagcagcaacaacagaaACCGTTCGTGCCCAGCCCTCAATTTCTACCCACAGCCAACAACGATCGGCTGAGGACCGTGTACTACAGACCCTCCGAGCCGATTCAATTGAGCGGGACCCAGTACAGACAACAGAGAGGACCGTGGCAAGATTACACCGGTTATTGATAGCGATTCCAACGCGCGAGATGTATTCGGAAATTCAAAAAGCATCGGGATTTCACGGGAGTCGGTCGAATTTCGGAAAACCTTAAAACGACGAACGGGGGGAAATTCGCGTCACGGTGACCCCAggtgaaacgaaacgatatcgGGCCCACGGCGTATCGGTTATCCGGGGATCACCGTATTCGGGGGACCGGTGGTCGCTTCCGATTTCCTTTCGGAATTATCGACGACCTCGTACGCGTCGATTTTTCGATCTCCTTCGCGCAGGACGAACGGATATCGCTTCGCGTATTTTCCTTGAAAGTAAAACGCAAACACTTAAATGATCGAACAACCGTGATCGTAACGTCGACGAATCATCGAGCGTAGCAACAAGGTCGAAGAGAATCGTTCAAAAGCAACGATAAACGTCAAACGCGTTCCATACTTATCGATCTGGAGAAACCGAACAACGACGAAATTGTATCCGCGTTGAATCTCCTCTTCCCGATGGCGGCGTCGCCACGAAATCTTCGTCGTACCGTCCGGATACGTTTCGATGAGCCGAAATTCACGTTCaattggaaaaattgtcgaaaactcGCGTCTCTAGGTGTAAATCGTCCCGCgatcgtttctactttcggccaGGCTTGTAAATACGCACGCGATTGCGCACGCATTCTACCGTGTTTCTTTTCGAAGTAAATTATTAACGTCAACCGCGAGATGCGAGCACACGGTTGAAGCTCTTTCGtcgtctcgatttttttctcgcGATATTAGTAGCGACTAAGTCTCCTCGAGTATACATTTTGCATCGAATgtattgtaaattatataaaCTGTGACGTACGATATTAAATAGTGAAAAAATATACccgattttatttttcgaccCGTGTGCTGTTTCATTCCGTTCTCCTGAAAAGTAAACACGATTAGGTATcgtagccaattagctcggtattattTATGTCTGATAAATAATAACGATttcccaggtctcaccacgtggaggttgctacaAACGGAGACCCATCAAAACGGACCAACCGCATCTTCCGTCGTGatccgcgtttcgttcgaaacattgTCGCGCAATTTTCTACAAACGAAACTGCACGAGAatgaatcgttcgaaatttcaaacTACGCTCGTCGTGCGAGACACTTTCAAACAACGACCGATCGAACTCAACGAGCGACGAGAACAGTGGCAAAGTTGTATCATAGGAAATAACTTCGATCGCCGGTAGACCATTTTTCACttgttattttgtttattttctctttcatatttatcgataattatttatttacaaattcttcGTTGCGGTCAATTTCGACCTAGTTTTGGTGATCCGTTGC is a genomic window containing:
- the LOC143143696 gene encoding uncharacterized protein LOC143143696, with the protein product MREKRWLLLALYGIVLANAVSAAKPTRPKFKIATTSTTTTSTTTTTEESHVRENENEDAEPNATTLATEANGTNGHVLTGIPQIDYIWDPNLPRELNGYNLSEYPFYNSIPEDIDFKCDGLHDGFYASVPHKCQVYHHCLFGTRYDFLCANFTAFDQKTFICHFVSEVDCANSKKYWHRNDALYKAATTSTTSTSTTTTTTTPAPLAAAAGRSRDRDPPRRRRPFRRRPAYDYYDEEYYDDDYSRPRGYSRDDYDYDDRKYRRDRDRDFRDRDRDFRDRDSPRTRDGVARDDRDRDTSARDRYPSRNNRRDPARTRDPPEEDARSRPRDPDQGSRSASREVDEAELDDRRGDSRVRDTDDRRYSDKRYRDEYDDKESVSTVTVPSNDGLVKPAAPIASVYSRPRAPPKIRRPVPLSEQDKYAYKATAVQSTEEPRRRPTDTAEDDYYEDELEDFRPIRRPLRRRPSYRDRDFYDTRDRDRDRDRDRPFRPRYRDEEDDPRPRKHSDRSRDRYYERDRDRGAERGRDRSLDRGKDRNADRSLDRDRGRSQDTEKQERPYSTRPVDRERDAERSRTGSRSKDLQEVTDLPPRRSNGYERTTTAATTTTTTCMPEQPVHKTEPEAKEPANERPERPTHTERPPRPIQSPPTRTPIDDGDSHRVNTQSDYQERDQEERREQGQYQTASLEEYSQDYYDEPEDPPAPPPRTTVRIVKRPFLPSRGGNPNPRGLSSVGSKATTPRREEDRPPTERTAVQERPKNYYLHETTQETPTEARQETKAQHEEKEIYDAYKTVQAESQREHRPEEYDTSIARPSIRRPPDRQRDDDSRKSMEDAYVARSKQGQQENREDFEEELAKWPSEDYSNESNQQTSSSSLRNKARLTVSESPNVYASTFKTDENQEHPTGPGSLRVKQRINEVTHRLQDIPESEYDVTLNDALTPTLNQEPNLPSGFVLPLHRQIGRDAVLQSSENAYKVSRPVNQQQQQQQQQQQQQQQQQQQKPFVPSPQFLPTANNDRLRTVYYRPSEPIQLSGTQYRQQRGPWQDYTGY